The DNA region AATGTCCTTAAATAATATATTTATATTTTCATTTACATTGTCTTTAACATTTTTAATAGCAGTTCTTATACTTTTAAAATATGGAAGGTATATCATATTTTTAATTATTCCACTAGTACTTAAATCGGTTAAAGTTTGTATACTATATCCAGTATCATTAAACACTGAAATGTACACAAAGTGATAGGCAACTAATTTATAATTTTCTATATATGGAATATTATCTTTTATGGAAATATTAATTTTTTTGTTATATACAATATTCCATGGTGCTGCATCTAGGCCTAGGTTTTGTGATATTTTAACACTGCTAAATAATAAAGGGATTTTATCAAGATACTTTTGATCTCCCCAGCGTTCATTCTTAGGGTCAAGATAACTGGAACACCATTCAATACACTTTTTTCCCCACCAATTGAGACTTTCAAGCCCATTTTTATCTTTTTTGAAACCAATTAAGCCAGCTTGATATTTTCCATATAATCTATGAACCCAATCTCGATCTCTCTGAGGGCAAATAAAAACTGAATAGTCGCTCCATTCATCAAAAATCACTGAAGGATCAGAAAAGAAGAAAATATCGCTATCACAATAAATTATAGAATCTACATGATAATTATTTAGTACATAATTTATAACAAATGGTTTTAATGTCCAGCAATATTGGTTTTCTTTTCTACTATTCTTTATTTGAACAAGTTCTAGTTCTGCATTTTCTATATCACTAACTTGAAAAACAGTAGCATTTATTAAATTCATATTTGTCAATATTGAATAGGATTTATTGTCTATGCAACATATCCATATATGAAAATTTTTACTATGCTGTTCTAATGATGAATATAATGCAAGAACTTTAAAAACATATCCTTTTCCTAATAAGGTACAAAAATGCAATGTTTTATTTGCTGGTAATTTATTTTTATCATTATATGAGTCAGCATTGATGGAATAATTATTACTTTCATTGATGCGTATATTAGTACTTAATTTTTCCGCTTTTGTATTACTGTGAAGTATCATGATATACCTCCTTTATTAAATAAACTTTGTATACTAGTCTTTTATTTCCATGTTTTATTTGCTATTGATAGATCCTTATAAGTGTCTATAGACAGCCAATATCCTTTATGAAGGTATACAGCTAGTTGTAATTGTTTTGCCAAATTTTTTAAAGGATCTTGTTCAAATATACATGATTCGTCATCTGAAATATAATTAAAAACCTTAGTATTCAGTATAAAAAAGCCTCCATTTATTATGCCATCCAATTTAGATTTTTCATCAAAAGATTTAGCGATACCATTTTCTATGGTAAGGATACCGTATTGACTTTTTCTTTGTATACCTGTTACAGTCGCAATTTTAGCCTTGCTGTTATGATAATCTAATAAGGTTTTAATATTTATATCGGATAAACCATCACCATAGGTTAACATAAAGGTATCTTCGTCAATATATTTTTCTATTTTCTTTATCCTTCCACCAGTCATAGTATCAATTCCAGTGTCCACAAAAGTTATTCTCCAATTTTCTGGCTTATTAAGGAGTTTAATATCGTCATTAGTAGTATCTTTAATAAAGTTTTTGTTTTTCCATTCATAGTTCCAAAAATATTCTTTTATTTTGTCCCCGCCAAAGCCTAAAGGTAAAACAAAATCATTAAAGCCATATTTCATATAGATTTTCATGATATGCCATATAATTGGTTTGCCGTTAACTATGGCTAATGGTTTTGGGTTATTTTCAGTAGGGGACGCTAATCTAGAGCCTTTTCCACCACATAATATAACAACCTTCATATATATCTCTCCTGAAATTTTTATTATAGATTTAATTGTCTTTTCAACAATATAATATGATACAAGCTATATTATGTTACAGCTTAAAAATAAACATTTATAAAAGTATGAGAAATATGTTTTGAATATAAAAAGAGAACTTTTTAAACTATATCTATATACAATAAAAATGTTATTAAAATTATAAGTAAAGTTTTATATACTAATTAAATGTACTTGCTATATATTGCAAATATTTTAGAGTGATTTTACAGCAAGTACATATTTTTCATATTTTAACTTGGAATTATTTTAAAAATATTTATCTTATATAAATATAGTCAAATAAGATATATTATTTGACTAATTAGAAGGTACTAAATTTATATTACTTAGGAAGTAATCCCAAGAAGGAGCATGACCTTCCCAGGTTGTCCCACGCGGAAATTGTAGATAGCAAGTATTTTTTATATTAGTTCCTTTGTCTATAACTTGAGTAACATAGGGGTTTAATTCAATGAAAACTACATTAAAACTAGCATTAGGGTTAACATATTTAGATAGAATATCTACCAATGCTGGTAATTCATTTACTTCACTATCAAGGAAACTTGTACGTATAAATAAAGCTGATTTACAATTTTGGAGTTTGCTATAAAACCTATCTATTCTTCTATTCAGTTTAGCTTCAAATGTAGGATAAGATTGTTCTACAGTATATTGTAATGGAAAATCATGATAGGATGCTGTGATAGTTGAGTCATTTAAAACATAATGAAATCCATTGCCAGCTCCAAATATCCTTAGGTCTTTTAAATCCATAAAACCTTTAAATTTATTGTCAATTAAATTATTTAATATAGGGAGAGAGTGGACTGCCAACCAATCAGTAGGACCATTACCACAACGTAAATTATGAAGTTTTGTATAGTGAATGCCCTGGCAGTTAAAACCTAGATTGAAAATTACATCATAATTTTTATTTAAATCTTTTAAATACATAAAAGTTAATCTCCTTCTTTTATATACTTGAATGCAAGTATATAGTTTAAATTTAATTTCTAATTTAATTAATTACAGATATTTTAGAAATATTGTAAGAGGTTGCCTAGATGTAGTACATTTTATGTTTGTATATGGAAAATTGATACAATAAATTAATATGTTTAATACTTTATAATATAAATAAGTGCAACATTATAAATATTGAATAATATAATATAGTAAAAAATTGAATTGAGTTGTAGAGAATATTTGCAATGTTAAATAGGATAAGATGCTTTTTAATAAATGATAACTAAACTTGCTTATTTTAAATTTTATTAAGGAAGGTATGTGTAAAATGGAACACAATTATTGTACAATTTTTAGTAGAGATTCATTATACAAAGGATTAATATTGTATGATTCATTAATAAAATATGATAAAAGTTTCTGTTTGTTTGCTATATGTCTTGAAGAGGATATTAGAGCATTACTGGTGAGTATGAATCTACCCAATATGGCTGTAATTGGAATGTCAAATATAGAAAATGAAGATTATGAACTGGCAATGGCAAGATATAACCGTAATTTAAAAGAATTTGCATGGACGGCAAAGGCACCGATGATATTATATATATTTAAATATTATCCAGACATTCCAAGTCTTATATATATTGATGGTGATACTAAATTTTTTTCAAGTCCACTCCCTATATTTCAGGAATTTAGCAATTACTCTGTAATGCTCACAAGAGAAAGATTTTATATACCAGATAAGGATAATATGTATAGGCTGTATGGAAGTTATAATGGTGGATTTTTAGCTTTTAAAAGAGATCATAATGCGATAGAGGCTTTACAATGGTTTAGAAAGAAATGTTTACAGTGGTGTTATAATAGGTCAGAAAATGGTCTTTATGGAGATCAAATATATTTAGATAGTTTACCAAAAATGTTTAAAAATGTTGTCGTGACTGAAAATATAGGTATAAATGCTACTGCATGGCATTCTCATGCTAGTATTATAGATAAACAAAATGATGTTGTAAGGATAAATAATGTTCCTATTATATTTTATCATTATAGTGGATTAGTGTATTATAACCTGTACCAATTTGAATTATGTTTTTATATTGATTTGCCACAGAATTTAATAAACTTAATTTATGTTCCCTATTTGATGGAATTACGACAAAAAATTTGGTACGTTGAGCAATTTAGAGCAAATTTTTATAATAGCACTATAAAAATAGTTCAAAATGGATTTTATAGAAATTATTATCAGCTACTATAATATTATGATTGTTAAATAGAAATATAATACTAATATTAATTTTCAATATTAGGTATTTTAAAATAAATAATAAGTAAAAAATATAACCTCTATTTTGTATCTATAGTAAAAGTCGTACTATAAAAAGATTATATGAACGCATTACAATAAAAAGTGGATTAGTTTACTGAACAATTATTTTTTTGGAGATTCTTAGATTTTTGATGGTTATAGAAATAAAATTAGTTTACAGTGTGAAAGAGGTGATTATATTGAATAAGGCTTTATTTCTGGATAGAGATGGAGTTATAAATAACAATAAAAAACCTGTAAATAAACCTAAAGACTTTCAGTTATATGAAGGAGTCAAAGAAGCTTTAAGTAAAGCGCAAAAAAATTAGTTTAAAATATTTGTAATAACAAATCAAGGTGGAATTGAACTTGGATATACGACTGTTGAACAACTTAATAAAATTCACGGGAAGATGGCTGAATTACTAAGGCCTTATTGTACTATAAGAGAAATAATATATAAATAATTTTTTCTTTTATTTGAGAAAAGATTTTTTTATGTGCGCCCAGGATGGGCGCAATCTAACGGGTAAAAGTACCAAGCAAGGGTTGGTACCAGCAAGGGTGTCCATGGGTGACGTGGAATCTGAAGGAAGTTGGTGGCAAAGCTCTGGTCTGACGAACAGAAACTACATATAAGGCATATTGTAGATTTGTAATTTAAAATCTCTTCAAAAATAAAGTTTATTTCAAATTTATTTAACCGATAAAAAGAAAAATGGATAAAAGAATGTAAAGAGAAAATTCAACATTCCTTTATCCAATATTTTTATGTTAGAATATGAAAAGGAGAAGATAACCTAGCACGTTACTTCTCCAAATTTGATAAGAGAGACTATAAAAAATATAGTTCTCGCAAACACAATATTATAAGAATGAATGTTTTAAGACTTAAATGTAATTCTTGCAAAAGTACTCATGCTATTCTTCGCCGTGTACCGAACGGTATGCCAGACTGTTTAACAATTAGTTTTTATATTGTTTGTGATAAATTTTTTTTAAACTATAAGTTCTATATTTTTTAATTGTAGATATTTATGTCATTTTTCAGTCAATTACCTTATGGATAATTGACTGAATTTCTTAATCAGTAGCGGCACTGTAAGAATATTTATTGCACGTTTTAAATTATAGGCAACAAAAATAGAGGCGGCCTCA from Clostridium pasteurianum BC1 includes:
- a CDS encoding sugar phosphate nucleotidyltransferase, which translates into the protein MKVVILCGGKGSRLASPTENNPKPLAIVNGKPIIWHIMKIYMKYGFNDFVLPLGFGGDKIKEYFWNYEWKNKNFIKDTTNDDIKLLNKPENWRITFVDTGIDTMTGGRIKKIEKYIDEDTFMLTYGDGLSDINIKTLLDYHNSKAKIATVTGIQRKSQYGILTIENGIAKSFDEKSKLDGIINGGFFILNTKVFNYISDDESCIFEQDPLKNLAKQLQLAVYLHKGYWLSIDTYKDLSIANKTWK
- a CDS encoding DUF1796 family putative cysteine peptidase, producing MYLKDLNKNYDVIFNLGFNCQGIHYTKLHNLRCGNGPTDWLAVHSLPILNNLIDNKFKGFMDLKDLRIFGAGNGFHYVLNDSTITASYHDFPLQYTVEQSYPTFEAKLNRRIDRFYSKLQNCKSALFIRTSFLDSEVNELPALVDILSKYVNPNASFNVVFIELNPYVTQVIDKGTNIKNTCYLQFPRGTTWEGHAPSWDYFLSNINLVPSN
- a CDS encoding putative nucleotide-diphospho-sugar transferase — its product is MILHSNTKAEKLSTNIRINESNNYSINADSYNDKNKLPANKTLHFCTLLGKGYVFKVLALYSSLEQHSKNFHIWICCIDNKSYSILTNMNLINATVFQVSDIENAELELVQIKNSRKENQYCWTLKPFVINYVLNNYHVDSIIYCDSDIFFFSDPSVIFDEWSDYSVFICPQRDRDWVHRLYGKYQAGLIGFKKDKNGLESLNWWGKKCIEWCSSYLDPKNERWGDQKYLDKIPLLFSSVKISQNLGLDAAPWNIVYNKKINISIKDNIPYIENYKLVAYHFVYISVFNDTGYSIQTLTDLSTSGIIKNMIYLPYFKSIRTAIKNVKDNVNENINILFKDINAKKQKNIYSKIYNLVFNKNKHKGYYFCTLTSQQYIIRCIALYKSLKNTINNFNLYICCMDDISFSTLQNMSLKNVILIHVNDVENNELLKVKHNRDIQEYSWTMKAPLILYVLKNFNVDSIVYCDSDIFFFKNPNKIFNQWKGHDIFLCKQRVSNDYARFHGNYQAGLIGFRNNKNCYDILKWWKQKCIEWCYSSAQPELGRWGDQKYLDKLPMLFSNIKIINHLGIDAAAWNLIIHNNYKIHTKYNDVYIENSKLIVYHFGRMEIFNDSEFDLWRLAILKFDKNIIDNIYIPYLNEIKNVINELKSLEGITIEDFYDKESIKEAKNFYRLNK